In Zingiber officinale cultivar Zhangliang chromosome 6A, Zo_v1.1, whole genome shotgun sequence, a single genomic region encodes these proteins:
- the LOC121996566 gene encoding glutelin type-D 1-like, with the protein MEIDLTPRLSKKSYGGDGGAYYSWSAEELPMLRAASIGAAKILLEKRGFALPSYSDSSKVAYVLQGTGTCGIVLPEAAKEKVLTVKKGDAIALPFGVVTWWFNPNDAELVILFLGDTSKGHKAGQFTNFPITGNNGIFTGFSTEFVGRAWDLTEDDSRDLVYGQVNSGIIKVKDGQAMPEPSPKDRDGMVLNCEEAPLDVDIKNGGCVVVLNTKNLPLVGQVGLGADLVRINGHAMCSPGFSCDSAFQVTYIVRGSGRVQIIGVEGKRVLETHVKGGYLFIVPRFFVVSKIADAEGMEWFSIITTPNPVFTHLAGKTSVWKAMSPEVLQASFDTTPELEKLFRSKRTSDEIFFPPSESSQ; encoded by the exons ATGGAGATCGATCTCACGCCCAGGTTGTCGAAGAAATCTTACGGCGGCGACGGCGGCGCCTACTACTCCTGGTCGGCCGAGGAGCTGCCGATGCTACGCGCCGCCAGCATCGGCGCGGCGAAGATTTTGTTGGAGAAGCGCGGATTTGCGCTCCCCAGCTACTCCGATTCTTCCAAGGTCGCATACGTCCTCCAAG GTACTGGAACTTGTGGAATTGTTCTTCCGGAGGCCGCAAAAGAGAAGGTGCTCACAGTCAAGAAGGGCGATGCCATTGCCCTTCCCTTTGGAGTCGTCACATGGTGGTTCAACCCCAACGACGCTGAGCTTGTGATACTCTTCCTCGGAGACACTTCGAAGGGCCACAAAGCCGGGCAATTCACAAACTTCCCCATCACCGGCAATAACGGCATCTTCACCGGTTTCAGCACCGAGTTCGTCGGCCGTGCTTGGGACCTCACCGAAGATGACTCACGGGACCTTGTCTACGGCCAAGTCAATTCCGGCATCATCAAGGTCAAGGATGGCCAAGCCATGCCCGAACCTTCGCCCAAGGATCGCGACGGCATGGTCCTCAACTGCGAGGAAGCACCTCTAGACGTGGACATCAAGAACGGCGGCTGCGTCGTGGTGCTCAACACTAAGAACCTGCCACTAGTCGGACAGGTCGGCCTCGGCGCTGACCTCGTGAGGATCAACGGCCACGCTATGTGCTCCCCGGGGTTCTCCTGCGATTCGGCTTTCCAAGTGACATACATCGTCAGAGGCAGCGGCCGCGTTCAGATCATCGGCGTCGAAGGCAAGCGAGTCCTCGAGACACATGTCAAGGGCGGCTACCTCTTCATTGTGCCAAGGTTCTTCGTCGTCTCAAAGATTGCTGATGCCGAAGGAATGGAATGGTTCTCCATCATCACCACACCAAA CCCAGTGTTTACTCACCTGGCCGGAAAGACCTCGGTGTGGAAGGCAATGTCTCCCGAGGTATTGCAAGCTTCGTTCGACACCACCCCCGAGCTCGAGAAGCTTTTCCGATCGAAAAGGACGTCGGATGAAATCTTCTTCCCTCCTTCAGAGTCAAGCCAGTAG